In Candidatus Zixiibacteriota bacterium, the DNA window GCGCTCGGCGACGAGTCCGAAGATTTCTGCCGGTATTACAACGTCACTGAAGGCGGCAATTTCGAGGGGCGGAACATCCTTCATATCACTGAGTCGTCCGACAGATTGAAGCAGGACCACGACGCGGTGGCATTTGAGAAACGATTAGCCGATGCTCGTGAGAAGCTCGTGTTGGTTCGCGCTAAGCGCGTTCGGCCGCTGACCGACGACAAGATTCTGACATCGTGGAACGGTCTGGCAGTCAGCGCCCTTGCGGCCGGATATCGCGTCACGAGTGAACAGAAATACCTCGATGCGGCCGTCAAGAATGCTGAATTCGTTCGGAGCACTCTGTGGCGCGGCGCGAAGTTGACGCATTCGTACCGTCGCGGGCGGCATTCCGACGGGCAGTTTCTCGAGGATTACAGCTACTACCTTCGCGGCCTGCTTGATCTCTATCAAGCCGATCACAGTGACGGCAATCTCCGCTGGCTCGATTTTGCGGCGGAGCTGGCTGACAACGCGATCAGGCTGTTTCTGCACGATGACGGTTCGCTCTATATGCGTGAGGCGAACCAGGCCGACTTGCTGTATCGTCCGCGGGAGGACTCCGACGGGGCTCTACCGTCGCCTGCTTCCCTACTGATCGAATCGCTTCTCAAGTTAGGGAGATTGACGGGCAACAACGCGTATACGTCGGCCGGACAGACCGCGCTTCGGGCGCTCTCCGGCCTGATGGCGCGTCATCCCGGCGGTATGGCGAGCGCCCTCCTGGCGCTGGATTACCATCTGGGTGACAAGATCGAGGTGGTGATTGTCGGCGACGGCCCCGAGCGGGCCCGAATGCTCGGCGAACTGCGGTTTCGTTTGCCGGCGAATGCGCTGTTGGCCGTGAGTTCCAACGGCGGCGGTGGAAGGCCGCTGTTCGAGGGGCGGTCGGCCCGCGACGGCGAGGCGGTGGCATATGTTTGCCGCAACTCAGTGTGCCGCCTACCGGTGACCACGGCCGCCGAGCTGGGGGCAGCGCTGGAGGCGGTGGATCTTCGCTGACTTGGAACGGCCACTTAACCAAATGCGTCACAGCGCGTTACTCGAAATGATATTGAGTTTCCGCTAATCATATTGTGCTCTTTGCCTTAGACCGGGGAGGAATATGTATGCAAAATGTATACTTAATGATTACTCTTTACATGTTCGAAAACATTTGCTATATGTTTATCAAACATATAGACTATATATGTTTGAATCTGCTTACCAGAAGGGGTGATTGAGTGGAAGAGCTCTACAGACTGCCGATGCCGGACTTGAGTGGGAAGTTGGAAGAAGTGCTTGGTTTTAACCGACCTGATGTTGGCAAGTATCTGGCCGCCGTCCACTACCCCAATTATTTGTACTGGGACAAAGTGAGATTCATGAACCGACCGAAGGGAATGTCTCCCGAGGAATTCTGGGCCCTCGTCAAAGCTCTTAGAACCTACTCCCCGAGCCGATCATCAACGGTGGTCAAGGATGAAAAAGGGCGCCACTTCACGTGGGACCCGCTTCCCGGGTTCGATCGCTTTCAGCACATCGTGGATATGAAACTTGGAGGATACCTTGAGTCGTCCTTAGTGGGTGATCCATCGGCGCGCCGCCGTTACATTACGAGGGGAATCATGGAGGAGGCCATCGCTTCCTCCCAATTGGAAGGGGCCAATACAACGCGCAGGGTAGCCAAGAAGATGCTGGTCGAGAATAGAAAGCCCCGGACGGTCTCCGAGCAAATGATCCTAAACAACTATCAGGCGATGCTCCAGATTGAGGAGTCCCTTAGACATCAAGACCTGAGTGTGCCCAACATTCAGGAATTGCACGTCACCCTGACGAAGGACACGATTGGATCAGGCGACGTGGGACGGCTCAGAACCGATGCTGATGAAGACAGGGTGGTTGTCTGTGACCCTGCTACCGGACTCATTTACCATGTGCCTCCGAGCGAAAAATTCATGCGGAGAGAAATAGTCAGGCTAGTGTCTTACGCAAATGACAACACCGAGACCATTCCTTTTGTACACCCAGTGATTAAGGCGATCATACTTCACTTCTGGATAGGTTATCTTCATCCGTTCACTGACGGCAACGGCCGACTAGCGAGAACGCTTTTCTATTGGTACGTGCTGCGCCATGACTATTGGGCTTTTTCGTACCTACCGTTGTCAAAACTCATTCGCCAGTCCCCGGCTCAATATCGGGATGCCTATGTTTACAGCGAACAGGACGATAACGATCTGAACTACTTTCTTGACTATAATGTCCGGAAGATCGAGCAAGCAAGAGTCGATTTCCAGAAATACGTCCAACGCAAAGAACTGGAAAATCGACGAATGAGCAAGTTGGCGCAATCCAAATACGCACTGAATGATCGGCAGATTCAATTGCTCAGATACCTATACAAGAACGAAGATGAGAGTGCGACCATCAAGACGTTTTCGCGCATAAATAACGTAGGCATACTTACTGCACGCAAGGATCTTGAGCGACTCGAGACGTTAGGTTTTCTATCGTCCGCCAAGGTCGGCCGCGAACGCCCGTTCAGAGCGACATCGAAACTCAGCGAGTTGTTTGGCTGACATATCACAGGAGATTACGAACATGCTCACCGCCAAAATGAACTGGGTCGGCGGAATTAAGTTCGAGGGGACGTCCGTATTCGGTCACAAAATCGTCACCGACGGCGCCAAAGAAGCGGGTGGCACGGAAGCGGGCTACAAGCCGACCGAGCTGCTTCTCTACGGGATGGCCGGATGCACCGGGATCGATGTAGTAAAGATCCTGCAGAAACAGAGGCAGCCGCTGACGTCGCTCGAGATCGAGATCACCGCTCACCAGAATGAGACCTACCCCCGGCCGTTTCATACTATCGAAGTCAAATACATCGCCACCGGACCGGGCCTGGACGAAAAGAAACTAGCCCAGGCGATCGAGCTGTCCGAGTCGAAATACTGCGTGGTCAGCCAGACCGTACAGCGCGAGACCAAAGTAGTGACGAGCTACGAGATTCGGTCGTGATTTCCATGCGGATCGGCATGAATTGGCAGAATCACCACGCCGAGGCGTCGGGGGATTCTGCCCTGCTTTTCTGACACGATTCCTGCGGCGACCCTTGAGATTGTGTGAATCGTTTTGCTGAGCCAGTAGTCTAATTTCTGAAGAAAGCAGGTGGACTGAAATGGAATTTGCCTACACTCTTGAGAGCACGAAGCCGTTTGACCGGGTGGTCGCGGCGATCGAGGAAAACACGCCCAGGCGCCAGTTCCGGGTGCTGGCAGTGCACGACGTTCAGGCGACCCTGGCCGAAAAAGGGTTTCAGCGAGGGTCGCTGAAGATAATCGAAGTATGCAACGCCGGTTTCGCCCATAAGGCGCTGCAGAAAGACAGCGAGGTAGCCTTGTTCATGCCCTGCCGGTTTGCGGTCTATACCGAGGGGGGCAAGACGATTGTGAAACTCGGTCGACCGAGCATGATCGCCGAGATAATGCCGGGCGCCGGTCTGGGCGAA includes these proteins:
- a CDS encoding Fic family protein yields the protein MPDLSGKLEEVLGFNRPDVGKYLAAVHYPNYLYWDKVRFMNRPKGMSPEEFWALVKALRTYSPSRSSTVVKDEKGRHFTWDPLPGFDRFQHIVDMKLGGYLESSLVGDPSARRRYITRGIMEEAIASSQLEGANTTRRVAKKMLVENRKPRTVSEQMILNNYQAMLQIEESLRHQDLSVPNIQELHVTLTKDTIGSGDVGRLRTDADEDRVVVCDPATGLIYHVPPSEKFMRREIVRLVSYANDNTETIPFVHPVIKAIILHFWIGYLHPFTDGNGRLARTLFYWYVLRHDYWAFSYLPLSKLIRQSPAQYRDAYVYSEQDDNDLNYFLDYNVRKIEQARVDFQKYVQRKELENRRMSKLAQSKYALNDRQIQLLRYLYKNEDESATIKTFSRINNVGILTARKDLERLETLGFLSSAKVGRERPFRATSKLSELFG
- a CDS encoding OsmC family protein, whose product is MLTAKMNWVGGIKFEGTSVFGHKIVTDGAKEAGGTEAGYKPTELLLYGMAGCTGIDVVKILQKQRQPLTSLEIEITAHQNETYPRPFHTIEVKYIATGPGLDEKKLAQAIELSESKYCVVSQTVQRETKVVTSYEIRS
- a CDS encoding DUF302 domain-containing protein; translation: MEFAYTLESTKPFDRVVAAIEENTPRRQFRVLAVHDVQATLAEKGFQRGSLKIIEVCNAGFAHKALQKDSEVALFMPCRFAVYTEGGKTIVKLGRPSMIAEIMPGAGLGELASDVEATLKQIMADSV